The Micromonospora sp. Llam0 genome includes a window with the following:
- a CDS encoding sigma-70 family RNA polymerase sigma factor translates to METLECDPQPTQADLVTWYERVLVPQSRPALHRYARRLVPGDPHRAEDLVQETLLRAWRNLASVASSRSPQAWLSRVAHNLSIDQARRVAARPAEVAEDVTGTVWQPAESLYDAALDWATLEPALRSLSAVHREALVLVYYQDRTHREVATLLGVPPGTVKSRTHNATRELQRVLSSHGVTGSAVY, encoded by the coding sequence ATGGAGACCCTCGAATGCGATCCTCAGCCAACCCAGGCCGATCTGGTCACCTGGTACGAGCGGGTGCTGGTGCCGCAGAGCCGGCCCGCGCTGCACCGGTACGCCCGGCGCCTGGTGCCCGGCGACCCGCACCGCGCCGAGGACCTGGTCCAGGAGACGCTGCTGCGGGCCTGGCGCAACCTGGCCTCGGTGGCCAGCTCCCGGTCGCCGCAGGCCTGGCTTTCCCGGGTCGCCCACAACCTCAGCATCGACCAGGCCCGGCGGGTGGCGGCCCGCCCCGCCGAGGTCGCCGAGGACGTCACGGGCACGGTGTGGCAGCCGGCGGAGAGCCTGTACGACGCCGCTCTGGACTGGGCCACGCTGGAGCCGGCGCTGCGTAGCCTGTCGGCGGTGCACCGTGAGGCCCTGGTCCTGGTCTACTACCAGGACCGTACTCACCGTGAGGTGGCCACGCTGCTCGGTGTCCCTCCGGGGACCGTCAAGTCACGCACCCACAACGCCACCCGGGAACTGCAACGGGTGTTGAGCAGCCACGGCGTGACTGGCAGCGCCGTGTACTGA